A genomic region of Bradyrhizobium sp. ORS 278 contains the following coding sequences:
- a CDS encoding TRAP transporter small permease, with protein sequence MQRAFMDRIIDAIEWIAAFFVGIVALDIFLSVLLRNTLNYAIPDSFDIGRMLLGILIFWGIAATSYRGTHITVDLVWGNVGPRQQRWIDIFATLVLLFVVTVQTWTLFDKVRGTYEDNVLTYDLHMPTWPFFAIAWIGDVSAVLLIAIRTYRLIFHPEEIHEPHVKPTE encoded by the coding sequence ATGCAGCGCGCCTTCATGGATCGGATCATCGACGCGATCGAGTGGATCGCCGCGTTCTTCGTCGGCATCGTCGCGCTCGACATCTTCCTGTCGGTGCTGCTGCGCAACACGCTGAACTACGCGATCCCGGATTCGTTCGACATCGGCCGCATGCTGCTCGGCATCCTGATCTTCTGGGGCATCGCTGCGACATCTTACCGCGGCACCCACATCACGGTCGATCTCGTCTGGGGCAATGTCGGCCCGCGCCAACAGCGCTGGATCGACATCTTCGCCACCCTGGTGCTGCTGTTCGTCGTCACGGTGCAGACCTGGACCCTGTTCGACAAGGTGCGCGGCACCTATGAGGACAACGTCCTCACCTACGATCTGCACATGCCGACCTGGCCGTTCTTCGCCATTGCCTGGATCGGCGACGTCTCGGCGGTGCTGTTGATCGCCATCCGGACCTATCGCCTGATCTTCCATCCCGAGGAGATTCATGAACCTCACGTCAAGCCCACGGAGTAG
- a CDS encoding TRAP transporter large permease, whose translation MSTDAVAVIGFVALFALMLLRVPVGMAMGLVGVSGFAYLVNGTAALKLVGQTSMRTVTDYTFGVIPMFLLMGTFVSNSGMSRELFRAANGFVGHLRGGLGIATVAACGGFAAICGSSVATAATFSAVAYPEMRRFGYPQSFATGVIAAGGTLGAMLPPSTVLAVYGIITEQDIGKLFIAGIIPGLLAMTMYMITITVIGKVRPDFLPKGEAPPWRERIAGLKGIWAPVLLFLFVIGGLYGLPFLPRFTPTEAGGVGATGAFLIGVFTGRLNKEKILASLLQATRTAAAVFTVLIGALIFGYFLTVTQTPQKVTEFLTGLGLGPYGVLALIMVMYLVLGCLMDAMAMIILTVPIIFPVISHLGFDPIWFGVIIVMTVELGLIHPPVGMNVFVIKSVVKDVSFSTIFKGVLPFVATDLIRLVILIAFPLLATWLPQQMMNR comes from the coding sequence ATGAGCACGGATGCGGTCGCCGTCATCGGCTTCGTTGCCCTGTTCGCCCTGATGCTCTTGCGCGTGCCGGTCGGCATGGCGATGGGGCTCGTCGGCGTCTCCGGCTTCGCTTATCTCGTCAACGGCACGGCGGCGCTGAAGCTGGTCGGCCAGACCTCGATGCGCACGGTCACGGACTACACCTTCGGCGTCATCCCGATGTTCCTGCTGATGGGAACGTTCGTCTCCAACTCCGGCATGAGCCGCGAGCTGTTCCGCGCCGCCAACGGCTTCGTCGGCCATCTGCGCGGCGGCCTGGGCATCGCTACCGTGGCGGCCTGCGGCGGCTTCGCCGCGATCTGCGGCTCGTCGGTCGCGACCGCCGCGACGTTCTCCGCGGTGGCCTATCCGGAGATGCGCCGCTTCGGCTATCCGCAATCCTTCGCCACCGGCGTCATCGCCGCCGGCGGCACGCTCGGCGCCATGTTGCCGCCGTCCACCGTGCTCGCCGTCTACGGTATCATCACCGAGCAGGACATCGGCAAGCTGTTCATCGCCGGCATCATCCCGGGCCTGCTGGCGATGACCATGTACATGATCACCATCACGGTGATCGGCAAGGTCAGGCCGGACTTCCTGCCGAAGGGCGAGGCGCCGCCGTGGCGCGAGCGCATCGCGGGGCTGAAGGGCATCTGGGCGCCGGTGCTGCTGTTCCTGTTCGTGATCGGCGGCCTCTATGGTCTCCCATTCTTGCCGCGCTTCACGCCGACCGAGGCCGGCGGCGTCGGCGCCACCGGCGCGTTCCTGATCGGCGTGTTCACCGGCCGGCTGAACAAGGAGAAGATCCTGGCCTCGCTGCTGCAGGCGACGCGCACCGCGGCGGCCGTCTTCACCGTGCTGATCGGCGCGCTGATCTTCGGCTACTTCCTCACGGTGACGCAGACGCCGCAGAAGGTGACGGAATTCCTCACCGGCCTCGGCCTCGGCCCCTACGGCGTGCTGGCGCTGATCATGGTGATGTATCTCGTGCTCGGCTGCCTGATGGACGCCATGGCGATGATCATTCTCACCGTGCCGATCATCTTCCCGGTGATCTCGCATCTCGGCTTCGATCCGATCTGGTTCGGCGTCATCATCGTGATGACTGTCGAGCTCGGCCTGATCCATCCGCCGGTCGGCATGAACGTCTTCGTGATCAAATCCGTGGTGAAGGACGTGTCATTCTCGACGATCTTCAAGGGCGTGCTGCCCTTTGTCGCCACCGACCTGATCCGCCTGGTGATCCTGATCGCCTTCCCGCTGCTCGCCACCTGGCTGCCGCAACAGATGATGAACCGATGA
- a CDS encoding DUF3237 domain-containing protein: MTAPVLETRYVFTLTVMIGAVTSAGETGIGVRRIIPIHGGEVKGPGLNGEGVSGRICDFGADFQVIRPSELIDLEAKYGFETDDGATIYVENRGIRFGPIDLLQKLKRGEPVEPALIYFRTHPRFETGHDKYRWLMEHVFVGSAARHADRVIIDVHVVL, from the coding sequence ATGACCGCGCCCGTTCTCGAAACCCGCTATGTCTTCACCCTCACCGTGATGATCGGCGCCGTCACCTCGGCCGGCGAGACCGGCATCGGCGTGCGCCGGATCATCCCGATCCATGGCGGCGAGGTGAAGGGCCCCGGCCTGAACGGCGAGGGCGTCAGCGGCCGGATCTGCGATTTCGGCGCCGACTTCCAGGTCATCCGGCCGAGCGAGCTGATCGACCTCGAAGCCAAATACGGCTTCGAGACCGACGACGGCGCGACGATCTATGTCGAGAACCGCGGCATCCGCTTCGGGCCGATCGACCTCTTGCAGAAGCTCAAGCGCGGCGAGCCGGTGGAGCCTGCGCTGATCTACTTCCGCACCCACCCGCGCTTTGAGACCGGCCATGACAAATATCGTTGGCTGATGGAGCACGTCTTCGTCGGCTCCGCCGCCAGGCATGCCGATCGCGTCATCATCGACGTGCATGTGGTGCTGTAG
- a CDS encoding crotonase/enoyl-CoA hydratase family protein has translation MGNADTTPAGDPSLLQIEQQGAVLTIGLNRPAKRNALNDGIILAIGECFTSLPDDIRCVVIHGLGDNFSSGLDLSELRERDATEGLVHSQMWHRVFDRIQYCRVPVIAALKGAVIGGGLELACAAHIRVAEPSAYFALPEGQRGIFVGGGGSVRLPRLIGVARMMDMMLTGRVYSATEGSSYGFAQYLVEAGAATTKALELAAKIANNAPLTNFAVLQALPMIAEANPQTGLLMESLMATVAQSDKEAKGRIRAFLDHKTAKVKPT, from the coding sequence ATGGGAAACGCCGACACCACGCCAGCGGGCGATCCGTCGCTGCTGCAGATCGAACAGCAGGGCGCCGTCCTGACCATCGGGCTCAACCGGCCCGCCAAGCGCAACGCGCTGAATGACGGCATCATCCTCGCGATCGGCGAGTGCTTCACCAGCCTGCCCGATGATATCCGCTGCGTCGTGATCCACGGCCTCGGCGACAATTTCTCCTCCGGCCTCGATCTCTCCGAACTGCGCGAGCGCGACGCCACCGAAGGCCTGGTGCATTCGCAGATGTGGCACCGCGTGTTCGACCGCATCCAATATTGCCGTGTGCCGGTGATCGCCGCGCTGAAGGGCGCCGTCATCGGCGGCGGCCTCGAGCTCGCCTGCGCCGCGCATATCCGCGTCGCCGAGCCCTCGGCCTATTTCGCGCTGCCCGAGGGCCAGCGCGGCATCTTCGTCGGCGGTGGCGGCTCGGTGCGGCTGCCGCGCCTGATCGGCGTCGCCCGCATGATGGACATGATGCTGACCGGCCGCGTCTATTCCGCGACCGAAGGCTCGTCCTATGGCTTCGCGCAATACCTCGTCGAAGCCGGCGCGGCGACGACCAAGGCGCTGGAACTCGCGGCCAAGATCGCCAATAACGCGCCGCTGACGAATTTCGCAGTGCTGCAGGCGCTGCCGATGATTGCGGAAGCCAATCCGCAGACCGGTCTCTTGATGGAATCGCTGATGGCCACCGTCGCGCAGAGCGACAAGGAGGCCAAGGGCCGCATCCGCGCCTTTCTCGATCACAAGACAGCCAAAGTGAAGCCGACGTGA
- a CDS encoding feruloyl-CoA synthase gives MTAQTTKITQGGTDSTARSASVHPLRAISFNDPVVDVERRDDGTIYLRPTRPLGDFPQRITDRLHHFAKETPERVFMAERVGPEGWRELSYGTLLAASRHIASGLLARGLSPDRPVMILSGNSIDHALVAFGSLYAGVPFCPVSPAYSLVSRDYGKLAYLMKLLTPGLVFVDDADKFADALIANAPEGTEIVASFGEVPGRKITMLSELIASPLFAGLDAVHDKIGPDTIAKFLLTSGSTGNPKAVINTQRMICANQVMIRETLAFLKDEPPVIVDWLPWNHTFGGNHNIGLTLFNGGSMYLDQGKPVPGGIEETVRNLREISPTVYFNVPKGYESLLPYFREDPNLRKTFFRRLHAMFFSGAALAPHVWNELDELSVAETGYRVPMLTGLGSTETAPFFMSVNPRTSRSGHVGLPVPGNEAKLVPNNGKMEVRAKGPNVTPGYWRLPEVSAAAFDSEGYYQMGDALKPADPNDFNAGFDFDGRVAEDFKLASGTWVSVGPLRARFVAACAPLARDVIIAGINRDEIAAIVVLDLDGCRLINATLPFDDLAETASDPLIVAAFRERFTKFLKTATGSSTRITRAVLLGLPLSIDKGEVTDKGSINQRAVLENRKDLIERIYASTPDDDIIIAG, from the coding sequence ATGACCGCGCAAACAACAAAAATCACACAGGGAGGAACGGACAGCACGGCGCGGAGCGCCAGTGTTCATCCGTTGCGCGCCATCTCCTTCAATGATCCCGTCGTCGACGTCGAGCGCCGCGACGACGGCACCATCTATCTCCGGCCGACGCGTCCGCTCGGCGACTTTCCGCAGCGGATCACCGATCGGCTGCATCACTTCGCCAAGGAAACGCCGGAGCGCGTGTTCATGGCCGAGCGCGTCGGCCCCGAAGGCTGGCGCGAGCTGAGCTATGGCACCTTGCTGGCGGCAAGCCGGCATATCGCCTCCGGCCTGCTCGCCCGCGGCCTGTCGCCGGACCGCCCGGTGATGATCCTGTCCGGCAATTCGATCGACCACGCGCTAGTCGCGTTCGGCTCGCTCTATGCCGGCGTGCCGTTCTGCCCGGTGTCGCCGGCCTATTCGCTGGTGTCGCGCGATTACGGCAAGCTCGCCTACCTGATGAAGCTGCTGACGCCGGGTCTCGTCTTCGTCGACGACGCCGACAAGTTTGCCGACGCGCTGATCGCCAACGCGCCGGAAGGCACCGAGATCGTCGCATCCTTCGGCGAAGTCCCGGGCCGCAAGATCACGATGCTGTCGGAGCTGATCGCCTCGCCGCTGTTCGCCGGTCTCGATGCTGTCCATGACAAGATCGGCCCGGACACGATCGCGAAATTCCTGCTGACCTCGGGCTCGACCGGCAATCCCAAGGCCGTCATCAACACCCAGCGCATGATCTGCGCCAACCAGGTGATGATCCGCGAGACGCTCGCCTTCCTGAAGGACGAGCCGCCCGTCATCGTCGACTGGCTACCGTGGAACCACACCTTCGGTGGCAACCACAACATCGGTCTCACGCTGTTCAACGGCGGCTCGATGTATCTCGACCAGGGCAAGCCGGTGCCCGGCGGCATCGAGGAGACCGTGCGCAACCTGCGGGAGATCTCGCCGACGGTCTATTTCAACGTCCCCAAGGGCTACGAGTCGCTGCTGCCCTATTTCCGCGAGGACCCCAATCTGCGGAAGACGTTCTTCCGCCGGCTGCATGCGATGTTCTTCTCCGGCGCCGCGCTCGCGCCGCACGTCTGGAACGAGCTCGACGAGCTCTCCGTGGCCGAAACGGGGTATCGCGTGCCGATGCTGACGGGACTCGGCTCGACCGAGACCGCGCCGTTCTTCATGTCGGTCAATCCGCGCACCAGCCGCTCCGGCCATGTCGGCCTTCCCGTGCCAGGCAACGAGGCCAAGCTCGTGCCGAACAACGGCAAGATGGAAGTGCGCGCCAAGGGCCCGAACGTGACGCCCGGATATTGGCGTCTTCCCGAAGTCTCGGCCGCCGCCTTCGACTCCGAGGGCTACTACCAGATGGGCGACGCGCTGAAGCCCGCCGATCCCAACGACTTCAATGCCGGGTTCGATTTCGACGGCCGCGTCGCCGAGGACTTCAAGCTGGCGTCGGGCACCTGGGTGTCGGTCGGCCCCTTGCGCGCGCGCTTCGTCGCGGCCTGCGCACCGCTGGCGCGCGACGTCATCATCGCCGGCATCAACCGCGACGAGATCGCGGCCATCGTCGTGCTCGACCTCGACGGCTGCCGCCTGATCAACGCGACATTGCCGTTCGATGATCTCGCCGAAACCGCGTCGGATCCGCTGATCGTGGCCGCGTTCCGCGAGCGCTTCACGAAATTCCTGAAGACCGCGACCGGCTCCTCGACGCGGATCACGCGCGCGGTGCTGCTCGGCCTGCCCTTGTCGATCGACAAGGGCGAGGTCACCGACAAGGGCTCGATCAACCAGCGCGCCGTGCTGGAGAACCGCAAGGACCTGATCGAGCGCATCTACGCGTCGACACCGGACGACGACATCATCATCGCCGGCTGA
- a CDS encoding SDR family NAD(P)-dependent oxidoreductase: MLLKDQAAIVTGGASGLGAATARKLASQGAKVAVFDLNAKLAEEVAAEIKGVPVICDVSDAAGAEAAVAKAVEALGQQPRVLVNCAGIGVAKRVVGRDGPMALSDFEKVIKVNLIGSFNMLRLATNGMTKLEPQATGERGVVINTASVAAYDGQIGQSAYSASKGGIVGMTLPIARELAQFGIRVLTIAPGLFLTPLLANLPQEAQDSLAAAIPFPRRLGDASEFAALALHMVENPYLNGEVVRLDGSLRMAPK, from the coding sequence ATGTTGTTGAAGGATCAGGCCGCCATCGTCACCGGCGGCGCCTCGGGCCTCGGCGCCGCCACCGCCCGCAAGCTCGCCTCGCAGGGCGCCAAGGTCGCCGTGTTCGATCTCAATGCCAAGCTGGCGGAGGAGGTCGCGGCCGAGATCAAGGGCGTTCCGGTGATCTGCGACGTCTCCGATGCCGCGGGCGCGGAAGCCGCCGTCGCCAAGGCGGTCGAGGCGCTCGGTCAGCAGCCGCGCGTGCTGGTCAACTGCGCCGGCATCGGCGTCGCCAAGCGCGTCGTCGGCCGTGACGGCCCGATGGCGCTGTCGGATTTCGAGAAGGTCATCAAGGTCAACCTGATCGGCTCGTTCAACATGCTGCGCCTGGCCACCAACGGCATGACCAAGCTGGAGCCGCAGGCGACCGGCGAGCGCGGCGTCGTCATCAACACCGCGTCCGTCGCAGCCTATGACGGCCAGATCGGGCAGTCGGCCTATTCGGCGTCGAAGGGCGGCATCGTCGGTATGACCCTGCCGATCGCCCGCGAGCTCGCGCAGTTCGGCATCCGCGTGTTGACCATCGCGCCCGGCCTGTTCCTGACCCCGCTGCTCGCCAATTTGCCGCAGGAAGCCCAGGACTCGCTGGCCGCCGCGATCCCGTTCCCCCGCCGCCTCGGCGATGCCTCCGAGTTCGCCGCGCTGGCGCTGCACATGGTCGAGAACCCCTATCTCAATGGCGAAGTCGTCCGCCTCGACGGCTCGCTCCGCATGGCGCCGAAGTGA
- a CDS encoding thioesterase family protein, with protein MFVNRRDVQIQWGDCDPANIVYYPRYFAMFDDATSVMFEAAGFSKQDIVRRYGLVGIPMVDTRAKFYIPSTYGDWITIESRVESIKRSSFDVTHKVFKGEALAIEGFETRVLVGRDPADPDKLKSAPFPEEMRAKFLGE; from the coding sequence ATGTTCGTCAACCGTCGCGACGTGCAAATCCAGTGGGGTGACTGCGATCCCGCCAATATCGTTTACTACCCGCGCTACTTCGCGATGTTCGATGATGCAACCTCGGTCATGTTCGAGGCGGCCGGCTTCTCCAAGCAGGACATCGTCCGCCGCTACGGGCTGGTCGGCATCCCCATGGTTGACACCCGCGCCAAGTTCTACATCCCCTCGACCTATGGCGACTGGATCACGATCGAAAGCCGGGTCGAGAGCATCAAGCGCTCGTCCTTCGACGTCACCCACAAGGTGTTCAAGGGCGAGGCGCTTGCGATCGAGGGTTTCGAGACGCGGGTGCTGGTCGGGCGCGATCCGGCCGATCCGGACAAGTTGAAATCGGCGCCATTTCCGGAGGAGATGCGGGCGAAATTCCTCGGCGAATGA
- a CDS encoding ABC transporter substrate-binding protein, which yields MRKAYLAAAGVIAMLASAPALAQTSEITIGITTTTTGPGAALGIPERNALEFVPKEIGGVPLKVIVLDDGGDPTTATTNARRFVTESKADIIMGSALTPPTIAVSNVANEAGIPHFGLAPFPVTPERTKWSVVMPQPVPIMGKVLYEHMKAHNIKTVGYIGYSDSYGDLWFNDLKNQAVPMGITIADEERFARPDTSVTGQVLKLVAANPDAILVGASGTAAALPQTELRERGYTGLIYQTHGAASMDFIRIAGKAAEGVIMASGPVMSPETQDDSALTKKPGLELNKAYEAKYGPNSRSQFAGHSFDAFEILKRVIPVALKTAKPGTPEFREAIRQALLSEKDLAASQGVYNFTEKDRSGLDDRARIILTVKDGKYVPAK from the coding sequence ATGAGGAAGGCCTATCTGGCTGCGGCTGGCGTCATTGCGATGCTGGCGTCGGCGCCGGCGCTGGCGCAGACCAGCGAGATCACCATCGGCATCACCACGACCACGACGGGTCCGGGCGCAGCCCTCGGTATCCCCGAGCGCAACGCGCTGGAATTCGTGCCGAAGGAGATCGGCGGCGTACCGCTGAAGGTGATCGTGCTCGATGACGGCGGCGATCCGACCACGGCGACCACCAACGCCCGCCGCTTCGTGACGGAGTCGAAGGCCGACATCATCATGGGCTCGGCGCTGACCCCGCCGACCATCGCGGTGTCCAACGTCGCCAACGAAGCCGGCATTCCGCATTTCGGCCTGGCGCCGTTCCCGGTCACCCCTGAGCGCACCAAATGGTCGGTAGTGATGCCGCAGCCGGTGCCGATCATGGGCAAGGTGCTCTACGAGCACATGAAGGCGCACAACATCAAGACCGTCGGCTATATCGGCTATTCCGATTCCTACGGCGATCTCTGGTTCAACGATCTCAAGAACCAGGCCGTGCCGATGGGCATCACCATCGCCGACGAGGAGCGCTTCGCGCGTCCCGACACGTCGGTGACCGGCCAGGTGCTGAAGCTGGTCGCCGCCAATCCCGACGCGATCCTGGTCGGCGCTTCCGGCACCGCGGCGGCGCTGCCGCAGACCGAACTGCGCGAGCGCGGCTACACCGGTCTGATCTATCAGACCCATGGTGCGGCGAGCATGGACTTCATCCGCATCGCCGGCAAGGCGGCGGAGGGCGTGATCATGGCCTCGGGCCCGGTGATGTCGCCGGAAACGCAAGATGACAGCGCGCTGACCAAGAAGCCCGGCCTCGAGCTCAACAAGGCCTATGAGGCCAAGTACGGCCCGAACAGCCGCAGCCAGTTCGCCGGTCACTCCTTCGACGCGTTCGAGATCCTCAAGCGCGTCATCCCGGTGGCGCTCAAGACCGCGAAGCCCGGCACGCCGGAGTTCCGCGAGGCGATCCGCCAGGCGCTCCTGAGCGAGAAGGATCTCGCGGCCTCGCAGGGCGTCTACAACTTCACCGAAAAGGATCGCTCGGGCCTCGACGACCGCGCCCGCATCATCCTGACCGTGAAGGACGGCAAATACGTTCCCGCGAAGTGA
- a CDS encoding shikimate dehydrogenase, protein MIFAPTGATRLHIIIGDPIAQVRAPAGVSEAFADRESDAILVAVQVASADLADFLATMTRVKNLDGIVATIPHKFACYRACVTATERAHFIGAVNLMRRGANGRWHGDMVDGLGFVGAAKAAGFDPAGVRALQIGAGGAGSAIALALIDAGVRELAIHDSDAGRRDALIARLNERGKGRAVVGSTDADGFDMVANASPAGMQSSDPLPIDMATVSPSAYCGCVITKPEVSPFIAAARELGCLTATGIDMYRALERVMVDFLLSKEAPS, encoded by the coding sequence ATGATCTTCGCCCCCACCGGCGCCACCCGGCTCCACATCATCATCGGCGATCCGATCGCGCAGGTGCGCGCGCCGGCCGGTGTCAGCGAAGCCTTCGCGGATCGCGAGAGCGACGCGATCCTGGTGGCTGTGCAAGTCGCGTCGGCCGATCTCGCCGACTTCCTGGCGACAATGACGCGGGTGAAGAATCTCGATGGCATCGTCGCCACGATCCCGCACAAATTCGCCTGCTACCGCGCTTGCGTCACGGCGACCGAGCGCGCGCACTTCATCGGCGCCGTGAACCTGATGCGGCGTGGTGCGAACGGCCGTTGGCATGGCGACATGGTCGACGGCCTCGGCTTCGTCGGCGCGGCGAAGGCGGCAGGCTTTGATCCGGCCGGTGTTCGCGCCTTGCAGATCGGGGCCGGCGGCGCCGGTTCGGCTATCGCGCTGGCCCTGATCGACGCCGGCGTGCGCGAGCTCGCCATTCACGACAGCGATGCAGGCCGTCGCGATGCCCTGATCGCGCGCCTCAACGAGCGCGGCAAAGGCCGCGCGGTCGTCGGCAGCACTGACGCGGATGGATTTGACATGGTCGCGAATGCGAGCCCGGCGGGCATGCAGTCCAGTGATCCCCTGCCCATCGACATGGCGACCGTCAGCCCGTCAGCCTATTGCGGCTGCGTCATCACCAAGCCGGAGGTGTCGCCGTTCATCGCCGCTGCACGAGAGCTTGGCTGCCTGACGGCGACCGGCATCGACATGTACCGGGCGCTGGAGCGTGTGATGGTCGACTTCCTGCTGTCGAAGGAGGCACCATCCTGA
- a CDS encoding ABC transporter ATP-binding protein, translating into MSTLLEVTDAHVSYGKVEAVRSVSLTVVENEIVTIIGANGAGKTTLLSAIMGVFPLKGRVSFLGEDLARYEIEDRVARGLCLVPEHRELFATMNVEDNLQLGAFRMSKAHAARGFEHVYTLFPKLKERRKQLAGTLSGGEQQMLAMGRALMGSPKMLMLDEPSLGLAPIIVAGIFEIVAKLREEGVSVLLVEQNAKAALKVADRAYVMELGEFVLSGKASEIATDQRVAASYLGFAETAAS; encoded by the coding sequence ATGAGCACCCTGCTGGAAGTCACCGACGCTCACGTCTCCTACGGCAAGGTCGAGGCGGTCCGCTCGGTCTCGCTCACCGTGGTGGAGAACGAGATCGTCACCATCATCGGCGCCAACGGCGCCGGCAAGACAACTCTGCTCAGCGCCATCATGGGCGTGTTCCCGCTCAAGGGCCGCGTCTCCTTCCTGGGCGAGGACCTGGCCCGCTACGAGATCGAGGACCGCGTCGCGCGCGGCCTCTGCCTGGTGCCGGAGCATCGCGAGCTGTTCGCGACCATGAACGTCGAGGACAATCTGCAGCTTGGGGCCTTCAGAATGTCGAAAGCGCATGCGGCGCGCGGCTTCGAGCACGTCTACACGCTGTTCCCTAAGCTGAAGGAGCGGCGCAAGCAGCTCGCCGGCACGCTGTCCGGCGGCGAGCAGCAGATGCTGGCGATGGGCCGCGCGCTGATGGGCTCGCCGAAGATGCTGATGCTCGACGAGCCCAGCCTCGGCCTCGCTCCGATCATCGTCGCCGGCATCTTCGAGATCGTCGCCAAGCTGCGCGAGGAAGGCGTCTCGGTGCTGCTGGTCGAACAGAACGCCAAGGCCGCGCTCAAGGTCGCCGACCGCGCCTATGTCATGGAGCTCGGCGAGTTCGTGCTGAGCGGCAAAGCCTCGGAAATCGCGACCGACCAGCGCGTCGCGGCGAGCTATCTCGGCTTTGCCGAGACGGCGGCGAGCTGA
- a CDS encoding ATP-binding cassette domain-containing protein gives MRERWPLIIFAVLVAAIPFIPGMPPFWIVLLDNIGLSALVAMGLVLLTGVGGLTSFGQAAFVGFGAYTTAVLSAQYGVSPWLTLPLSLLVSGVAAVLLGLVTVRLSGHYLPLGTLAWGLGLYYLFSKLAFLGRNDGVSGIPPLSIGSLKMLDPGTIYFAIWAAVLIAALLTMNLLDSRTGRAIRALRRGHIAAEAFGVYSPRAKLLVFIYAAVLAGLSGWLYAHFTRAVNPTPFGAQAGIEYLFVAVVGGAGYVWGGVLGAAIVVILKEVLQSYLPLLLHGEGQLETIVFGILLVTLLQLAPTGLWPWLTARLPFKPAAKKPDTTIKLPSRERSAGTPSVLLQVDNARKQFGGVVAVNNVSFDVQAREIVALIGPNGAGKSTTFNLITGVLPPTSGNISVLGKAVGNAPPQDVVKLGISRTFQHVKLVPDMTVLENVAIGAHLRGHSGALSSMFRLDRADEARLLAEAARQIERVGLGDQMHQLAGSLSLGQQRIVEIARALCVDPMLLLLDEPAAGLRHMEKQRLGALLRDLRAGGMSVLLVEHDMGFVMDLADRIVVLDFGTKIAEGTPAAIKTNPEVIKAYLGAAA, from the coding sequence GTGCGCGAGCGTTGGCCTCTCATCATCTTTGCCGTCCTCGTCGCGGCGATCCCGTTCATCCCGGGCATGCCGCCGTTCTGGATCGTGCTGCTCGACAATATCGGCCTGTCCGCGCTGGTGGCGATGGGTCTGGTGCTGCTGACCGGTGTCGGCGGCCTCACCTCGTTCGGCCAGGCTGCCTTCGTCGGCTTCGGCGCCTACACGACCGCGGTGCTGTCGGCGCAGTATGGCGTCTCGCCGTGGCTGACACTGCCGCTGTCGCTGCTGGTGTCGGGTGTCGCTGCCGTGCTGCTCGGCCTCGTCACGGTCAGGCTGTCCGGTCACTACCTGCCGCTCGGCACGCTCGCCTGGGGTCTCGGCCTCTATTATCTCTTCAGCAAGCTCGCCTTTCTCGGCCGCAACGACGGTGTCTCCGGCATCCCGCCGCTGTCGATCGGCAGCCTCAAGATGCTCGATCCCGGCACGATCTATTTCGCGATCTGGGCCGCCGTGCTAATCGCGGCCCTGCTGACGATGAATCTGCTGGACTCCCGCACCGGCCGCGCCATCCGCGCGCTGCGCCGCGGCCACATCGCTGCCGAAGCGTTCGGCGTGTATTCGCCGCGCGCCAAGCTCCTGGTGTTCATCTACGCGGCCGTGCTCGCCGGCCTGTCCGGCTGGCTCTATGCGCACTTCACCCGCGCCGTGAACCCGACGCCGTTCGGTGCCCAGGCCGGCATCGAATATCTGTTCGTCGCCGTGGTCGGCGGCGCCGGTTATGTCTGGGGCGGCGTGCTCGGTGCGGCGATCGTCGTGATCCTGAAGGAGGTGCTGCAAAGCTATCTCCCGCTTCTGCTGCATGGCGAGGGCCAGCTCGAGACCATCGTGTTCGGCATCCTGCTCGTCACCCTGCTGCAGCTCGCACCGACCGGCCTGTGGCCGTGGCTGACGGCGCGGCTGCCGTTCAAGCCTGCCGCCAAGAAGCCGGACACCACGATCAAGCTGCCGTCCCGCGAGCGCTCCGCGGGCACGCCGAGCGTGCTCTTGCAGGTCGACAACGCCCGCAAACAGTTCGGCGGCGTGGTCGCGGTCAACAATGTCTCGTTCGACGTCCAGGCGCGCGAGATCGTCGCGCTGATCGGGCCGAACGGCGCCGGCAAGAGCACGACCTTCAATCTGATCACCGGCGTGCTGCCGCCGACCTCCGGCAACATCTCGGTGCTCGGCAAGGCCGTCGGCAACGCGCCGCCGCAGGACGTCGTCAAGCTCGGCATTTCCCGCACCTTCCAGCACGTCAAGCTGGTGCCCGACATGACCGTGCTCGAGAACGTCGCGATCGGCGCGCATCTGCGCGGCCATTCCGGCGCGCTGTCCAGCATGTTCAGGCTCGACCGCGCCGACGAGGCCAGGCTGCTCGCGGAAGCCGCGCGGCAGATCGAGCGCGTCGGCCTCGGCGACCAGATGCACCAGCTCGCCGGCTCCCTGTCCCTGGGCCAGCAACGCATCGTCGAGATCGCCCGCGCGCTGTGCGTCGATCCGATGCTGCTGCTGCTCGATGAGCCCGCCGCCGGCCTGCGCCACATGGAGAAGCAGCGCCTCGGCGCGCTGCTGCGCGATCTGCGCGCCGGCGGCATGTCGGTGCTGCTTGTCGAGCACGACATGGGCTTCGTCATGGATCTCGCCGACCGCATCGTGGTGCTCGATTTCGGCACCAAGATCGCCGAGGGCACACCAGCCGCGATCAAGACCAATCCCGAGGTGATCAAGGCGTATCTCGGAGCCGCCGCATGA